The Biomphalaria glabrata chromosome 6, xgBioGlab47.1, whole genome shotgun sequence genomic interval CAGTGTTCATAAGAAATGTATTgccaaataaagaaacaaatcttAAATGGAAGTCTGGCCTAGTCCCTATTCAGAGAATGCGGACATATAAAGTAATGTCACTTTTACTAAATGCTTCGGACGTTTCTTAATAAGTGAATATTGTGACGCCTTAGTTCAATACTCCTGCAAGGACGGCTTGGAAGTGTAAGCAGCTGGGGTCCGAACGCAGGACCACCCAGACGACATTCCAAAGCGCATTTCTTACAACAAGTTAACCAGTAGCACTTAGAAGGGAAGATTTCTACAACATGCAATGAACCGAATAAAAATTCCAATTAATACGCCAATACATTTGACAGATACTACAGACTAAATTCCGACTAAACACAGATTGAATTCCTCTTTAACACATCCATTGCTACAAATGTATTAATGAATAGTTTTCTTGGTTGATTTGGGGCTCAGAGGCTgattggttaagcgcttggcatccgaactgggattttgaatttgatttttttttagggcgaACATGAGTCCACCTATcacaaatgggtacctgactttcgttggggaaagcaaagacggttggtcgttgtgcagacCACATAAAGCCCTCCTCATTAATTgttggccaaataaacagatgacctgagttcgaatctcgtagaagactgggattttgaattgtattttttatGGCAAACATCACAAATGGGTACTCGACTttcgttggggaaagtaaagacggttggtcgttgtgctgaccacatgaagCCCTCCTCATTAATTgttggccaaataaacagatgaccttaacatatcatctgccctatagatcgcagcacctacctaaataaattgtAACTAGAAATCAAAcaactatatttattgtagtatatataggtctgtggttgtatattatagagccttcgtaacttcttttatagagaaatgacttttgtaatttctctACTGAAAATTTGgactagtttcaggtctttccTTTTTATAGCATCTATTGGGTTTGAttccaactacccgtatttttgtgcagactttttttctctataaggcacacttaaaattatagcataatattgtcagtttaatttaacaagagaactgaaaaatgcaaaagatatataaggaaaaaggcACTACCTGCCCAATTTGTGATTCtagtttttaatcaaagaaacgaaacgcatTAGTCCAACATTGCCCATTCTTTTTTTGGCCAGCCAATAAATGTGTGAATAGACTACACAACGAAAAGAATTGGTCAGCCAATAAATGTGTGAATATACTAAACAACAAGAAAGAATTGGTCAgccaataatatatatatatataaccaaattaattaattacgattaattgattaagtaaTTTGGTTTcttggtttcttttctttttattaattcatttaattCAGTTATGTTTCAACGTGATTGGAAAATGGGAAAATGGAGATTTTTAcctcagacagacagacagacacaacgACTAGATgaaaacgttaaaaaaaaggaaacatcaCTTTCAACAATGAATTTATTTGAAACAGCACGTGTGCGTTCTTTTGTACCACTTAGGCTCTGGAAGCCTCGGCCACGTCGTGAGCTTGGGAACCTTTTTTACGGCTCCAACTTGTCGCAATCAAAGGTGGGATCTTTGGGATTAATACCTGTAATTCATTCATATACTTTGCTTTATTTAAAGCCTAGAGGAGCATTCTAGAACTTAATACTGCATAGAACCACATATTTACTAATaccacaataataataataatattaatgaggaatgcagtagcCTACTataaacaacataataataataacctttattttccttattaaggaaatttgtcttacaatgtgtgcattacaccaaacagaaCATTATAACTAAAGAataccaaaatgtacattcacagcagactcactcataatttacatgtgaaatgtttatatcagatagtttaattttatttaatgattttgattgccaggggaacaaaagaatttttgtgtctgtttgtctttgctatcagtgtcttgtatctcttttgtattgtaaaatcctgacccaaagagtgattttttatttcaataatcttTTCATGTTTCTAATGAATGCTTTTCTGAAACAGCTgcccaatttatttttattttttttggccaaTGAACTTACCAGCAGAATTTAGGATTCtgtgaagttttaaaaaatttgtaatatataCAACAACCTACTAGCTTTAGCATTACACACTGTCTACatccactgtttttttttcactctctctctctctctctctctctccatagcctatatatatatatggatccGCCAGTTTCGTTATTTATTTAAACCTGTGCATCTTAATCTCTCCGACTTATTAGAATTTGTACtttattgaaattattcataTTGCTGTTAcaaagaatttaagtcattagttaacatgcatgactagattgacgaAAAGACACGCGTAatacgtaattatctttttttttttaaagtaacgtctgtattttataagataagataagagcggcgaataaaagattgtataaTAGACAttgattgatgggaatatttaccaataagagacaagaaaatgagtcagtAGTAATgttagctacaatgttgctcacacttgatgtagagaaatgaagtttttttttccaacaagTGAATGAAAAAATTAAGTTCAAATAGCCCATTATTATAATGTAAGTCCTAGATCCACAggtttctaatcaaagaatttcaggtcaatttttcttttttgtttcatttcggTCATGTGGTCCGCGACACGAGCGTTGAAAATAGCCCGCAGACCGaaataggttgggcatcactgacctcaaaaaaaaaaaaaaaagagtctctACATCACCTGGATGAGTAATGTCTGTTGTCCTGTAAGGTTTCTCCCCTTGCTTCCATGTGCAGTTAGGATCACCTAACTCTTCACCATTGGAACTGCCATCTCCATCTGAGTCTTTTTCACACAGCTCTTTTGTCCACTTTTGAGTGATGAATAAACACAATGTtttcaaatctatctatctatctatctatctatctatctatctatctatctatctatctatctatctatctatctatctatctatctatctatctatctatctatctatctatctatatatatatctgtctgtctgtctgtctgtccgtccgtccgtccttccgccagtccgtccatccgtccatccgtccatccgtcaatctatctatctatctatctatctatctatctatctatctatctatctatctatctatctatctatctatctatctatctatctatctatctatctatctatctatctatctatctaacaaacaaacaaacaaacaaacaaacgactGACAGTGAAGTTTGCTGCCTTTAAATCCAATCCAAACTTGTTGCGTGCAAGTCCTCCCGAAGGGTTAGTGTGACCTACTCCGTGCCATCTTTCCCCAGGTTTGCAAGGATTGGGTAGATTATCTCCGTTAGGGATTAGATTAGCATACCACGGGTGACCGTACACACAGGCCAGAAGCAGCACAACAAGGCAAACAAAtctgtaatataatataatataatataatataatataatataatataatataatataatataatataatataatataatataatataatataatataatataatataatataatataatataatataatataatataatacacaTTAACGTAGTCAAGATTTTTCGGGCCGAGAAGAAGggaataatttttctttctaataaacacacacacagacatatgtatatttgttttagatttttcttGTAGGGTTTAACCTCAAAACTCCCCCTTGGCTAGGTTTAGGGCATGAAGGAGGTTAGACCTCAAGTTAGGCTTTGAGGTTAAAAGCATTTGCTTAAAAaagcaaaagcaaa includes:
- the LOC106071208 gene encoding temptin-like, translated to MKFVCLVVLLLACVYGHPWYANLIPNGDNLPNPCKPGERWHGVGHTNPSGGLARNKFGLDLKAANFTWTKELCEKDSDGDGSSNGEELGDPNCTWKQGEKPYRTTDITHPGINPKDPTFDCDKLEP